The following DNA comes from Pseudomonas triticicola.
GGCGAACATCGGATGGCTGACCACCTCGACCCGCGCCGCCTGCTCCCAGCCACGGCTGACCAGCGCATCGCCACCCGCTGGTTCGAGGCCGATCAGTCTGACGAACCAGTCCGGCACATTGCTCACCGCCGGGGCACCGCTGCGCTCGACAATGGTCTGCTCGGTCTTCACGTCGACCACGCGGATGCTCGCGTAATAGCCGCTGTCGAAAATCGAACTGACCAGCAGCTCGACCATCGCCGGGTCGTCGATATTCGGCGTCAGCGACAATGCCAGCGCCGTCGCCGCGTCCTGTGCGTGGGAGCGCAACTGATTGACGTACTGGGTGCGCGAGCTCTCCAGGCTGACCATGAAGCTGCCGGTGAAGGCCACGACCAGGAACAGACAGATAGCGATCAACAGCTGTTTGAACAAAGACATCTGAGCGCGTGCTCCTAGTTAGTCGTCTCGACCGGAAAACCTTCGGCCTGCATTTTTTTCAGCACATCCTGCCAGCGCGACAGGCGTTTGGTGTCGCCGACCTTTTTATTGCCCTTGGCGCCGGGCAGATACAGACCTTCGGCATTGAAAGAGTAGACCGGCAGCAAATCGGTCCGCTGCGACGCCGGCTGGATCGGATCGATCAGGCTGTCAAGCACCAGCGGCATGGCATCGGGGGTCGCATAGTACGTCAACACCATGTGCGCGCGGTTCTGGCGCAGCGCCTTGACGTAGGTGATGCGCAGCTTGTCACTGGAAACGCCGAGATGGCGCAGGCTGAAGTACTTGGCAATGGCGTAGTCTTCGCAGTCGCCGGCGCCCTTCCACAGCGCTTCGATAGGGGTTTCCCAATAATCCACTTCGCGCCACAGATCGATGTCTTCGACGTAACGCACCTGCTTGTTGAAAAACAGGTTCACCACTTTGAGCTTGTCCATCTCACTGGCCTGCTTCTGCGTCGCCAGCAGATTCTGCCAGGCGTCGATGCGCTGCTGCCCCGCGCCCAGTGGCCCATAGAGAGCCGTGGCCTTGCGGCTGATCGCGGAAAAATCCCAATCGGCGTGCAGACCGCCCAGCATGACGCCGGCCAGCAGCAATGCGCAGCCAAGCCAGCGCAAGGTCCGAGGGATCGCGAAACGTACCGCCACTGCAGGTTTCCAGAAGGACAGAAAGGAAGCGTTTGATGGTGAAGCTTAGCCCCGCAAAAAACAATGGCACCGTGAGATCATCGAAGACGCGCTAGACTTCAGATTGCAGCGCTTTGTTTTACAAGGTTTGACAACCTGTAGAGCAATCACTAGTGTCATTTGGA
Coding sequences within:
- the lapG gene encoding cysteine protease LapG: MAVRFAIPRTLRWLGCALLLAGVMLGGLHADWDFSAISRKATALYGPLGAGQQRIDAWQNLLATQKQASEMDKLKVVNLFFNKQVRYVEDIDLWREVDYWETPIEALWKGAGDCEDYAIAKYFSLRHLGVSSDKLRITYVKALRQNRAHMVLTYYATPDAMPLVLDSLIDPIQPASQRTDLLPVYSFNAEGLYLPGAKGNKKVGDTKRLSRWQDVLKKMQAEGFPVETTN